In Helicobacter mastomyrinus, a single genomic region encodes these proteins:
- a CDS encoding bifunctional 3,4-dihydroxy-2-butanone 4-phosphate synthase/GTP cyclohydrolase II, which translates to MYQQRVKEAIEAIKKGEMIIIMDDEDRENEGDLVMAGIFSSPQKINFMAQEARGLICVSITQELAKKLDLPPMVQKNDSNHETAFTISIDAKEAKTGISAYERDMTIRLMCESNAKPSDFVRPGHIFPLIAKEGGVLVRTGHTEASVDICRLAGVAPISVICEIMKKDGTMAGRGDKFLLDFASLHNLKILYVSDIIHYRLNFENLLRETSRKNAVFMGVACEKITFIDHLEREHIAFAFSTSTPHKTKPLIRFHNMRSDLELLENTEEWNALLKSIEYLKEQGGYLIVLNTHSLHISKACGDMKDFGIGAQILKRLGIEDFVLLSSCSANKGEYNALSGFNLHLVEKIEV; encoded by the coding sequence ATGTATCAACAACGCGTGAAAGAAGCTATAGAGGCGATTAAAAAAGGTGAGATGATTATTATTATGGACGATGAGGATAGGGAGAATGAGGGTGATTTAGTGATGGCGGGAATCTTCTCTAGTCCTCAAAAAATCAACTTTATGGCGCAAGAAGCACGAGGGCTTATTTGCGTATCTATCACACAAGAGCTTGCCAAAAAACTTGACTTGCCCCCAATGGTGCAAAAAAACGATAGCAATCACGAAACAGCTTTTACGATTTCTATTGACGCAAAAGAAGCCAAGACGGGTATTTCAGCCTATGAGCGCGATATGACTATTAGACTTATGTGTGAGAGTAACGCAAAACCAAGTGATTTTGTGCGTCCCGGACATATTTTTCCGCTTATTGCTAAAGAGGGAGGAGTGCTTGTGCGCACAGGACATACAGAGGCAAGTGTAGATATTTGCCGCCTTGCAGGAGTTGCACCCATTAGCGTGATTTGTGAGATTATGAAAAAAGACGGCACAATGGCAGGGCGCGGGGATAAATTTTTGCTTGATTTTGCCTCTTTGCATAATCTTAAGATTCTCTATGTATCCGATATTATCCATTATCGCCTTAATTTTGAAAATCTCCTGCGTGAGACTTCTCGTAAAAATGCAGTATTTATGGGCGTAGCGTGTGAAAAAATCACCTTTATAGACCATTTAGAGCGCGAGCATATTGCCTTTGCATTTTCTACCTCTACTCCGCATAAGACAAAGCCGCTTATTAGATTCCATAATATGCGCAGTGATTTGGAATTGCTAGAAAATACAGAAGAATGGAATGCGCTTCTTAAAAGCATTGAATATTTAAAAGAACAAGGCGGCTATTTGATAGTTTTAAATACTCATTCCCTGCATATATCTAAAGCCTGTGGCGATATGAAAGACTTTGGTATTGGTGCGCAGATTCTTAAAAGATTAGGTATTGAAGATTTTGTGCTTCTTAGCTCTTGTAGTGCAAACAAAGGTGAGTATAATGCCCTTAGTGGCTTTAATCTGCATTTGGTGGAAAAGATTGAGGTATAA
- a CDS encoding Dps family protein: protein MSKVVETLKQIQADAAVFYVKVHNFHWNVKGMDFHPTHKATEEIYENFADVFDDVAERVLQIGEKPYVTLADMLKAAKIKEESKTSFTSKDVLKAILADYEYFLKAFENLSSEAEKAGDNVTQGYADDKVGELQKAIWMLKATLA from the coding sequence ATGAGTAAAGTTGTGGAAACATTAAAACAAATTCAAGCTGATGCGGCAGTGTTTTATGTCAAAGTGCATAATTTTCATTGGAATGTTAAGGGTATGGACTTTCACCCTACGCATAAGGCTACTGAAGAGATTTATGAAAATTTTGCTGATGTGTTTGATGATGTTGCAGAGCGCGTATTGCAAATTGGTGAAAAGCCCTATGTAACACTTGCAGATATGCTTAAAGCTGCAAAAATTAAAGAGGAGAGCAAAACAAGTTTTACTTCAAAAGATGTTTTAAAAGCTATCCTTGCTGATTATGAATATTTCCTTAAAGCGTTTGAAAATCTTTCAAGTGAGGCTGAAAAAGCTGGAGATAATGTAACACAGGGATATGCTGATGATAAAGTAGGTGAGTTGCAAAAAGCTATTTGGATGCTGAAAGCTACACTTGCTTAA